From the genome of Mycobacterium dioxanotrophicus, one region includes:
- a CDS encoding enoyl-CoA hydratase/isomerase family protein, translating into MTDDRVLFEVDADHRIATITFNNPTRRNSYDAVMRDAVARYLDIVADDDDLTVVLLRGAGGVFSTGADMNNAYGWYGDGNTRTDESRPSQRRRLTVDRRTFGFYHNFMGFPKITVGEIGGYALGGGFEMALMTDISVIARDTKIGMPATRFLGPALGSLHMFFHRLGPVLARRMLLTGDIIEARAIEHLGIFTDTCDADQVRSRAQYWAAKAAKMPADGVVIAKEAFRLVEQSQAYQGEEVASYLFHAYGTNLQFSPGEFNFVKTRAEHGTKEAFRMRDEHFHVPEPQ; encoded by the coding sequence ATGACCGATGACCGGGTGCTCTTCGAGGTCGACGCGGATCACCGCATCGCCACCATCACGTTCAACAATCCCACACGGCGCAACTCCTACGACGCGGTCATGCGGGACGCGGTCGCCCGCTACCTGGACATCGTTGCCGACGACGATGACCTCACCGTGGTGCTGTTGCGGGGTGCCGGAGGGGTCTTCAGCACCGGGGCGGACATGAACAATGCCTACGGTTGGTATGGCGATGGAAACACGCGGACCGACGAGAGCAGGCCCAGTCAGCGTCGTCGACTGACCGTGGACCGCAGGACCTTTGGGTTCTACCACAATTTCATGGGCTTTCCGAAGATCACCGTGGGCGAGATTGGGGGATATGCGCTCGGGGGAGGGTTCGAGATGGCGTTGATGACCGATATCTCCGTGATCGCGCGCGACACCAAGATCGGCATGCCTGCCACTCGGTTCCTCGGCCCCGCGCTGGGCAGCCTGCACATGTTCTTCCATCGCCTCGGCCCGGTGTTGGCCCGGCGCATGCTGCTCACCGGCGACATCATCGAAGCCCGCGCGATCGAACACCTCGGCATCTTCACCGACACGTGCGACGCCGATCAGGTTCGGTCCAGGGCGCAGTACTGGGCGGCCAAGGCGGCCAAGATGCCGGCCGACGGCGTCGTCATCGCCAAGGAAGCGTTCCGACTCGTCGAGCAGAGTCAGGCGTACCAGGGCGAGGAGGTCGCGAGTTACCTCTTCCACGCCTACGGAACCAACCTGCAGTTCTCACCCGGCGAATTCAACTTCGTCAAGACGCGCGCCGAGCACGGCACCAAAGAGGCGTTCCGCATGCGTGACGAGCATTTCCACGTTCCCGAGCCGCAGTAG
- a CDS encoding enoyl-CoA hydratase/isomerase family protein, with protein sequence MITTASDGAVLRITIERSDRRNSLDHTMIDMLATTLTAAASDDSLRAVAITGAGKDFCAGADWIATNSTGPRPRSGDLVRRIPHGAHRIIELVATIQLPVVCAVKGWAVGLGCNLALAADFTVAEHGATFWEPFLSRGFSPDSGGTWLLPRLAGVARARRMLLLGEKITGTQAADWGLIHDAVPADEVDAAADALLARLAAGPTVALGLAKQAIAYGQHATLNQSMNQELFNLELACRTSDFKEGLAAFRERRDPDFQGR encoded by the coding sequence GTGATCACCACAGCCAGCGACGGCGCCGTCCTGCGCATCACCATCGAACGCTCCGACCGGCGTAACTCGTTGGACCACACTATGATCGACATGCTGGCCACCACCCTGACCGCCGCCGCGTCCGACGACTCGCTGCGGGCAGTGGCCATCACAGGCGCAGGAAAAGACTTCTGTGCCGGTGCCGATTGGATTGCCACCAACAGCACCGGCCCCCGTCCCCGTTCCGGTGATCTGGTGCGGCGTATCCCGCACGGCGCACACCGGATCATCGAACTGGTCGCGACCATCCAACTGCCGGTCGTGTGCGCAGTGAAAGGCTGGGCGGTCGGACTCGGCTGTAACCTGGCACTGGCCGCCGATTTCACCGTGGCCGAGCATGGCGCGACCTTCTGGGAACCCTTCCTCAGCCGTGGTTTCAGCCCCGATTCGGGAGGGACGTGGTTGCTCCCGCGACTGGCCGGCGTGGCCCGCGCCAGGCGGATGCTGCTACTGGGCGAGAAGATCACCGGAACACAAGCCGCCGACTGGGGACTCATCCACGACGCCGTGCCCGCCGACGAGGTCGACGCCGCAGCAGACGCATTGCTGGCCCGGTTGGCCGCCGGGCCGACGGTGGCCCTTGGCCTGGCCAAGCAGGCCATCGCCTACGGCCAGCACGCCACGCTGAACCAGTCCATGAACCAGGAACTGTTCAATCTTGAGCTTGCCTGCCGCACCAGTGATTTCAAGGAAGGCCTGGCGGCCTTCCGGGAGCGGCGGGACCCCGACTTCCAAGGGCGCTAG
- a CDS encoding enoyl-CoA hydratase/isomerase family protein — MTYDTIKYEVDGHKATITLNRPDALNALSPHMITELRAAYDQAEGDDDVWLLIVTGSGRAFCTGADVKEIPADGKVIYERPYLSTYDQWEAPQEGTPPFRRMAKPVLAAINGICCGAGLDWVTTGDIVIASDKATFFDPHVSIGLVAAREMVRLARALPRSVALRMALMGKHERMSAERAYELGMITEVVEHDELLQRAHEIADIVNSNAPLAVRGTRLAIHKTLDLPLLEGEILAETFRERVVRTEDAREGPQAFVEKRKPNWQAR; from the coding sequence TTGACCTATGACACCATCAAATACGAGGTCGACGGGCACAAGGCAACCATCACGCTGAACCGTCCCGACGCCCTCAACGCGTTGTCGCCGCACATGATCACCGAACTGCGCGCCGCCTACGATCAAGCCGAGGGCGACGACGACGTCTGGCTGCTGATCGTCACCGGTAGCGGCCGGGCATTCTGCACCGGCGCGGACGTCAAAGAGATTCCCGCCGACGGCAAGGTCATCTACGAGCGGCCCTACCTGTCCACCTACGACCAGTGGGAGGCGCCCCAGGAGGGCACTCCCCCGTTCCGCCGGATGGCCAAGCCGGTTCTGGCCGCGATCAACGGAATCTGTTGCGGCGCAGGGCTGGACTGGGTGACCACGGGAGACATCGTGATCGCCTCGGACAAGGCGACATTCTTCGACCCACATGTGAGCATCGGTCTGGTCGCCGCCCGCGAGATGGTTCGCCTGGCCCGCGCACTACCGCGGTCGGTCGCGTTGCGGATGGCGTTGATGGGCAAGCACGAGCGGATGAGCGCCGAGCGGGCCTACGAGCTGGGCATGATCACCGAGGTGGTCGAGCATGACGAGCTGCTGCAGCGTGCCCACGAGATCGCCGACATCGTGAACTCCAATGCGCCGCTGGCTGTTCGGGGTACCCGGCTGGCCATCCACAAGACCCTCGACCTGCCGCTGCTCGAAGGCGAGATCCTGGCCGAGACGTTCCGCGAACGCGTGGTGCGCACCGAGGACGCCCGCGAAGGGCCGCAGGCGTTCGTGGAGAAGCGCAAGCCCAACTGGCAGGCCCGGTGA
- a CDS encoding enoyl-CoA hydratase/isomerase family protein, with protein METLLVDFDHESRVATVTLNRPEALNSFNRTMCEEMRDVWRTVKTDEGINAVVLRAAGDRAFSAGLDVKSSYGQPDIVWNHEDPGELLSPKWQKMWKPVVCAVQGMCTAGALYFVNEADVVICSTDATFFDSHVSAGLVSALEPVGLMRRIGLGETLRMALMGNDERVAAETALRIGLVTEVVARDHLWGRAQQIAAAIATKPPTATQGTVKAIWESLDKPYRAAMDQGLIYTRLGNPIAKAELTARPIAKTVPRIR; from the coding sequence ATGGAAACGTTGCTCGTCGACTTCGACCATGAATCACGGGTCGCGACGGTCACGCTGAACCGCCCCGAAGCGCTGAACTCCTTCAACCGCACCATGTGTGAGGAGATGCGCGACGTCTGGCGCACCGTCAAGACCGACGAAGGCATCAATGCCGTGGTGCTGCGGGCGGCCGGGGACCGGGCGTTCAGCGCCGGCCTCGATGTGAAATCCAGCTATGGGCAACCGGATATCGTGTGGAACCACGAGGATCCGGGCGAGCTGTTGAGCCCGAAGTGGCAGAAGATGTGGAAACCCGTGGTGTGTGCCGTGCAGGGCATGTGCACGGCCGGCGCGCTCTACTTCGTCAACGAAGCAGACGTGGTGATCTGCTCGACCGACGCGACGTTCTTCGATTCCCATGTGAGCGCCGGGCTGGTGTCCGCGCTGGAGCCGGTCGGCCTGATGCGCCGCATCGGATTGGGCGAAACCCTGCGGATGGCGTTGATGGGCAACGACGAAAGGGTCGCCGCCGAAACGGCGCTGCGCATCGGCCTGGTCACCGAAGTGGTCGCCCGCGACCATCTTTGGGGACGCGCCCAGCAGATCGCCGCGGCCATCGCGACCAAACCCCCGACCGCCACGCAGGGCACCGTGAAAGCCATCTGGGAGTCGCTGGACAAGCCGTACCGGGCCGCCATGGATCAGGGCCTCATTTACACCCGCCTGGGCAATCCGATCGCCAAGGCCGAATTGACCGCTCGTCCGATCGCCAAGACCGTGCCACGGATTCGTTGA
- a CDS encoding class I adenylate-forming enzyme family protein, with protein MPHPLSRRITGVLDLQPQARAIQYGGVWCNWGEIAALARQIGKVTSTARVGILLRNQPAHVAAVLGVLEAGGTVVVINPSRGDDRTRADIATLELPVVVGLASDIAGLMSPSPHTTVVSISDLRSPATVTEPTTPAVDAGRPGVAVWMLTSGTTGPPKRVDLTYDMLARSVMGNDPENTAAPTELRRGVAIVNAPLVHVGGVFRVLLCIAEARPFVLLPKFELDRWADAVREHRPRAVSLVPAALRMVLHSDLTREDLAGIRAVTSGTAPLSADDADAFTEKFGIPVLTSYAATEFGGGVAGWTLADHEKYWRTKRGSVGRANPGARLRVVDHNGIPREPGQQGLLEVIPAQVNTTEWMRTTDLARIDADGFVWILGRADQAIIRGGFKIMPDDVRAALESHPAVRGAAVIGIGDERLGETPVAMVELHGSATVAELVDFLQGRLARYEIPTAMVIVEAIPRTPSGKPDLVAVREHFTGE; from the coding sequence ATGCCACACCCGCTGTCCCGGCGCATCACTGGGGTGCTCGACCTGCAACCTCAGGCTCGGGCAATCCAGTACGGCGGCGTCTGGTGCAATTGGGGCGAGATCGCCGCATTGGCCCGACAGATCGGGAAGGTGACCAGTACGGCTCGCGTCGGAATCCTGCTCCGCAACCAGCCTGCCCACGTGGCAGCGGTTCTCGGAGTGCTCGAGGCCGGCGGCACGGTCGTGGTGATCAACCCGTCGCGTGGCGACGATCGCACCCGGGCCGACATCGCGACGCTCGAGCTCCCCGTGGTGGTCGGCCTGGCCTCCGACATCGCCGGTCTGATGAGTCCGTCGCCTCACACCACCGTCGTGAGCATCTCCGACCTCCGCTCCCCTGCGACGGTCACGGAGCCGACCACGCCCGCCGTTGACGCCGGCCGCCCCGGGGTCGCGGTATGGATGTTGACCAGCGGTACCACCGGGCCACCGAAACGCGTCGACCTCACCTACGACATGCTGGCTCGCAGCGTCATGGGCAACGACCCCGAGAATACAGCTGCGCCAACGGAATTACGACGCGGGGTGGCGATCGTCAACGCGCCTCTGGTGCACGTCGGTGGGGTGTTCCGGGTGCTGCTGTGCATCGCCGAGGCGCGGCCGTTCGTCCTGCTACCCAAGTTCGAACTCGACCGATGGGCCGACGCCGTACGCGAGCACCGGCCGCGCGCCGTGTCGCTGGTTCCGGCAGCGCTGCGCATGGTGCTGCACTCGGACCTGACCCGCGAGGACCTCGCCGGTATCCGGGCGGTCACCTCGGGAACCGCGCCGTTGTCGGCCGACGACGCCGACGCCTTCACCGAGAAGTTCGGCATTCCGGTGCTGACCTCGTACGCCGCCACCGAATTCGGCGGCGGCGTGGCCGGCTGGACCTTGGCCGACCACGAGAAATACTGGCGCACCAAGCGGGGCAGCGTCGGCAGGGCCAATCCGGGCGCGCGGCTGCGGGTCGTCGATCACAACGGCATCCCGCGCGAGCCCGGACAGCAGGGCCTGCTCGAGGTGATACCCGCCCAGGTGAACACCACCGAGTGGATGCGCACCACCGACCTGGCGCGGATCGATGCCGACGGGTTCGTGTGGATTCTTGGCCGGGCCGATCAGGCCATCATCCGCGGCGGGTTCAAGATCATGCCCGACGACGTGCGGGCCGCACTGGAGAGCCACCCGGCGGTCCGAGGCGCCGCGGTGATCGGCATCGGCGACGAACGGCTCGGCGAAACCCCGGTGGCCATGGTCGAATTGCACGGTAGCGCCACCGTCGCCGAACTGGTCGATTTCCTGCAGGGCCGGCTCGCCCGCTACGAGATCCCCACCGCCATGGTCATCGTCGAGGCGATCCCCAGAACACCCTCGGGCAAGCCCGATCTCGTTGCGGTACGGGAGCATTTCACCGGCGAGTGA
- a CDS encoding CaiB/BaiF CoA transferase family protein has product MPGVLDGIRVLDYGRFIAAPWCSAILADMGADVLRVEKREGGEDRWVQAVTESGEGGTFLQCNRNKRSLTLDSTTPDGAEITRRLVARSDIVVANMPAAGMRASGLDYQSLKAVKPDIILASATAYGEGGPYSDKIGFDGAGQVMSGAVYRQGLPDLPIRTVVPYADFGTALTLTIGVMMALYHRDRTGEGQHVEGALLPTALMLSNAFLIERELLQVDKPRMGNRGASVAPCDLYRTADEQWVLLQVAGQPMFKRWCRLVGRDELFDDPRFADDDTRWANGDILNDIMADWCADKSKAEVLTLLEAAKMPAAPLHSTQDVLDDPHVQAMGYLHRMPFPGAACDVPIIETPFRMSATPGSIRRRAPLLGEHTDDVLGEIGYDAARIAELRANSVV; this is encoded by the coding sequence ATGCCAGGCGTTCTCGACGGGATTCGGGTTCTCGACTACGGCCGGTTCATCGCGGCGCCATGGTGCAGCGCGATCCTGGCGGACATGGGCGCCGACGTGTTGCGGGTGGAGAAGCGCGAGGGCGGCGAGGACCGCTGGGTGCAGGCCGTCACCGAAAGCGGCGAGGGCGGCACGTTTCTGCAGTGCAATCGCAACAAGCGTTCGCTCACCCTGGATTCGACGACGCCCGACGGTGCGGAGATCACCCGGCGCCTGGTGGCCCGGTCCGACATTGTCGTCGCCAACATGCCTGCGGCGGGCATGCGGGCCAGCGGTCTGGACTACCAATCGCTCAAAGCGGTCAAGCCGGACATCATCCTGGCCAGCGCCACCGCCTACGGCGAAGGCGGCCCGTACAGCGACAAGATCGGGTTCGACGGGGCCGGCCAGGTGATGTCCGGCGCGGTCTATCGGCAGGGTCTGCCGGACCTCCCGATCCGAACTGTGGTGCCGTACGCGGACTTCGGGACAGCGTTGACGCTGACGATCGGGGTGATGATGGCGCTCTATCACCGGGACCGGACGGGTGAAGGGCAGCACGTCGAGGGTGCGCTGTTGCCGACCGCGCTCATGTTGTCCAACGCGTTTTTGATCGAGCGGGAACTGCTGCAGGTCGACAAACCCAGGATGGGCAACCGGGGCGCCTCGGTGGCGCCGTGCGACCTCTACCGCACCGCCGACGAACAGTGGGTGTTGCTGCAGGTCGCCGGGCAGCCGATGTTCAAACGGTGGTGCCGGCTGGTCGGACGGGACGAGCTGTTCGACGACCCGCGCTTCGCCGATGACGACACCAGGTGGGCCAACGGGGACATCCTCAACGACATCATGGCCGACTGGTGTGCCGACAAGTCCAAGGCCGAGGTGCTGACGCTGTTGGAAGCGGCCAAAATGCCTGCGGCGCCGCTGCATTCGACCCAAGATGTGCTCGACGACCCCCATGTGCAGGCCATGGGCTACCTGCATCGGATGCCGTTTCCAGGTGCTGCGTGTGACGTCCCGATCATCGAAACACCATTCCGGATGTCGGCGACGCCGGGATCGATCCGTCGCCGTGCGCCGTTGCTCGGCGAGCACACCGACGACGTGCTCGGTGAGATCGGCTATGACGCAGCGCGAATCGCCGAGCTGCGGGCCAACTCCGTCGTGTGA
- a CDS encoding GntR family transcriptional regulator, translating into MTIPDFASRPQLAEDVARLIRRRIFDGTYPSGKFIRLEQLAAELGISVTPVREALFGLRAEGLLTQQPRRGFLVLPVTRRDIDDVAGVQAHIGGQLAARAAGQITDGQLDELDRIQRELEDAYTHNDHERAVRLNHAFHRGVNRAADSPKLAQLMSQITRYALESVYPTVEGWPEQSTHDHRRILAALKARDGDSARDAMAEHLCAASKPLSDHLERMGVLE; encoded by the coding sequence GTGACCATACCCGATTTCGCCTCGCGCCCACAGCTTGCCGAAGATGTCGCCCGTCTCATCCGCCGGCGGATCTTCGACGGCACGTACCCGTCGGGAAAGTTCATCCGCCTCGAGCAGCTCGCGGCGGAACTCGGTATCAGCGTCACGCCCGTGCGCGAAGCGCTGTTCGGTCTGCGCGCCGAGGGGCTGCTCACCCAACAACCCCGGCGCGGATTCCTGGTGCTGCCGGTCACCCGTCGGGACATCGACGATGTGGCGGGTGTGCAGGCGCACATCGGCGGCCAGCTGGCCGCCCGTGCGGCCGGCCAGATCACCGACGGTCAGCTCGACGAACTCGACCGGATCCAGCGGGAGCTGGAGGACGCGTACACACACAACGATCATGAGCGGGCCGTCCGGCTCAACCACGCCTTCCATCGGGGCGTGAACCGCGCGGCCGATTCGCCGAAGCTCGCGCAGTTGATGTCCCAAATCACCCGCTACGCCTTGGAATCGGTCTACCCCACAGTGGAAGGCTGGCCTGAGCAGTCCACCCACGATCACCGTCGGATACTGGCCGCCCTCAAGGCGCGCGATGGGGATTCGGCCCGCGACGCCATGGCCGAGCATCTGTGCGCGGCGTCCAAGCCGCTCAGCGATCACCTGGAGCGCATGGGCGTCTTGGAGTAG
- a CDS encoding acyl-CoA dehydrogenase family protein, which yields MTRLAQTLGLTEFQTEIVSTVRQFVDKQVIPTAQELEHSDTYPQAIVDQMKEMGLFGLMIPEEYGGLGESLLTYALCVEELARGWMSVSGVINTHFIVAYMIRQHGTDTQKQKFLPRMATGETRGAFSMSEPELGSDVAAIRTRAAKQSNGDYIIDGQKMWLTNGGSSTLVAALVRTDEGADKPHRNLTTFLVEKPTGFGEVVAGLTIPGKLDKLGYKGIDTTELIFDGYRAAADDVLGGVTGRGFFQMMDGVEVGRVNVSARACGVGIRAFELAVRYAQQRQTFGRPIAEHQAVAFQLAEMATKVEAAHLMMVNAARLKDSGERNDVAAGMAKYLASEFCAEVTQQSFRIHGGYGYSKEYEIERLMRDAPFLLIGEGTSEIQKNIISKRLLADYRI from the coding sequence GTGACCAGACTTGCGCAAACCCTGGGACTCACCGAGTTCCAGACCGAGATCGTCTCGACCGTGCGGCAATTCGTCGACAAGCAAGTCATCCCCACCGCCCAGGAGTTGGAGCATTCCGATACCTACCCGCAGGCCATCGTCGATCAGATGAAAGAGATGGGCCTCTTCGGGCTGATGATCCCCGAGGAGTACGGCGGCCTCGGTGAATCGCTGCTCACGTATGCGCTGTGCGTCGAGGAGCTGGCCCGCGGGTGGATGAGCGTGTCCGGGGTGATCAACACCCACTTCATCGTGGCCTACATGATCCGGCAGCACGGCACCGACACTCAGAAGCAGAAGTTCCTGCCGCGCATGGCCACCGGGGAAACGCGTGGCGCGTTCTCGATGTCCGAACCCGAGCTGGGCTCCGACGTCGCCGCGATCCGTACCCGCGCCGCCAAGCAGAGCAACGGCGACTACATCATCGACGGCCAGAAAATGTGGCTCACCAACGGCGGCAGTTCGACGCTGGTGGCCGCGCTGGTGCGCACCGACGAAGGCGCGGACAAGCCACACCGCAACCTCACCACATTCCTGGTTGAGAAGCCCACCGGTTTCGGCGAAGTCGTTGCCGGGCTGACCATCCCGGGCAAGCTCGACAAGCTCGGCTACAAGGGTATCGACACCACCGAGCTGATCTTCGACGGCTACCGCGCCGCTGCCGACGATGTTCTCGGTGGCGTCACCGGCCGAGGCTTCTTCCAGATGATGGACGGCGTCGAGGTCGGCCGCGTCAACGTGTCCGCGCGCGCCTGCGGCGTCGGTATCCGCGCCTTCGAACTCGCCGTGCGCTACGCACAGCAGCGACAGACCTTCGGTAGGCCGATCGCCGAGCATCAGGCCGTTGCATTCCAATTGGCAGAGATGGCAACCAAAGTCGAGGCCGCTCACCTGATGATGGTCAATGCCGCGCGGCTCAAGGACTCCGGGGAGCGCAACGATGTGGCCGCGGGGATGGCCAAGTACCTGGCCAGTGAGTTCTGCGCGGAGGTAACGCAGCAGAGTTTCCGCATTCACGGTGGCTACGGCTACTCCAAGGAGTACGAGATCGAGCGGTTGATGCGCGACGCGCCGTTCCTGCTGATCGGCGAAGGCACCAGCGAGATCCAGAAGAACATCATCAGCAAGCGGCTGCTGGCCGACTATCGGATCTGA
- a CDS encoding acetyl-CoA C-acetyltransferase, which translates to MSTRDAVICEPVRTPIGRYGGMFASLSAVELGVAALKGLLERTGVARELVQDVILGHCYPNSDAPAIGRVVALDAGLPVTVPGMQVDRRCGSGLQAVIQACLQVRSGDNELVVAGGTESMSNVAFYSTDMRWGGSRGGVQIHDGLARGRTTAGGQFYPVPGGMLETAENLRREYGITRAEQDELAVRSHQRAVAAQTDGVLADEIIPVTVRSRKGETVIDTDEHPRADTTVEALATLKPVLLKQDPDATVTAGNSSGQNDAASMCIVTTPDKATELGLRPLVRMVSWGAAGVAPHVMGIGPVPATEAALAKADLQLSDIDLIELNEAFAAQALAVMKEWKFGAADRDRTNVRGSGISLGHPVGATGGRMLATLARELQRRDARYGLETMCIGGGQGLAAVFERVAP; encoded by the coding sequence GTGAGCACGCGCGACGCCGTCATCTGCGAACCGGTTCGCACGCCGATCGGGCGCTATGGCGGCATGTTCGCCTCGCTGTCCGCCGTCGAACTCGGCGTGGCGGCGCTCAAGGGTCTGCTGGAACGCACCGGCGTTGCCCGAGAGTTGGTGCAGGACGTGATCCTGGGCCATTGCTATCCGAACAGCGACGCCCCCGCGATCGGCCGTGTCGTGGCACTGGATGCGGGTCTGCCGGTGACCGTTCCGGGCATGCAGGTCGACCGGCGCTGCGGGTCGGGTCTGCAGGCTGTGATCCAGGCGTGCCTGCAGGTGCGCAGCGGTGACAACGAGCTCGTCGTGGCCGGTGGCACCGAGAGCATGAGCAACGTCGCGTTCTACTCCACCGACATGCGGTGGGGCGGATCCCGCGGTGGAGTGCAGATCCACGACGGGCTCGCGCGGGGACGTACCACCGCGGGTGGGCAGTTCTATCCGGTGCCCGGCGGCATGCTGGAGACGGCCGAGAACCTACGTCGTGAGTACGGCATCACGCGGGCCGAGCAGGACGAGCTCGCGGTGCGGTCGCATCAGCGGGCGGTGGCCGCGCAGACCGACGGCGTACTGGCCGACGAGATCATTCCGGTCACTGTCCGCTCGCGCAAAGGTGAGACCGTGATCGACACCGATGAGCACCCGCGCGCCGACACCACGGTCGAAGCCCTGGCCACGCTCAAACCCGTTCTGCTCAAGCAAGATCCGGATGCCACTGTCACAGCCGGGAACTCCAGCGGTCAGAACGATGCTGCGTCGATGTGCATCGTCACCACCCCGGACAAGGCGACCGAACTCGGCCTGCGGCCACTCGTGCGCATGGTGTCCTGGGGCGCGGCGGGCGTCGCTCCCCACGTCATGGGTATCGGCCCGGTGCCCGCCACCGAGGCGGCGCTGGCCAAGGCCGATCTGCAGCTGAGCGATATCGACCTCATCGAACTCAACGAAGCCTTCGCCGCCCAGGCGCTCGCGGTGATGAAGGAATGGAAATTCGGGGCGGCTGACCGGGACCGCACCAATGTGCGGGGCTCGGGGATCTCGCTGGGCCATCCTGTCGGGGCCACCGGGGGCCGGATGCTCGCGACACTCGCGCGCGAACTGCAGCGACGCGACGCGCGCTACGGCCTGGAGACCATGTGCATCGGCGGCGGGCAGGGGCTGGCCGCCGTGTTCGAAAGGGTGGCACCGTGA
- the fabG gene encoding 3-oxoacyl-ACP reductase FabG yields MKYDHCLRQPHERELGDQVSLLTGQTAVVTGGAQGLGLAIARRFVDEGARVVLGDLNLEATEAAAAQLGGPDVATAVRCDVTSGAEVEALVQAAVERFGGLDIMVNNAGITRDATLRKMTEDQFDQVIAVHLKGTWNGTKSAAAIMRENKRGAIVNMSSISGKVGLIGQTNYSAAKAGIVGMTKAAAKELAHVGVRVNAIQPGLIRSAMTEAMPQRIWDQKLAEVPMGRAGEPDEVAKVALFLASDLSSYMTGTVLEVTGGRYV; encoded by the coding sequence ACTGCGGTGGTGACCGGCGGTGCTCAGGGTCTGGGCCTGGCCATCGCGCGGCGCTTCGTCGACGAGGGGGCCCGGGTGGTGCTCGGTGATCTCAACCTGGAGGCGACCGAGGCAGCGGCCGCCCAGCTCGGCGGTCCCGACGTCGCCACCGCCGTACGCTGCGACGTCACCTCGGGCGCCGAGGTCGAAGCCCTGGTGCAAGCCGCCGTGGAGCGGTTCGGCGGTCTGGACATCATGGTCAACAACGCGGGCATCACCCGTGACGCGACCTTGCGCAAGATGACCGAGGACCAGTTCGATCAGGTCATCGCCGTGCACCTCAAAGGCACCTGGAATGGCACCAAGTCGGCCGCGGCGATCATGCGGGAGAACAAGCGCGGCGCGATCGTGAACATGTCGTCGATCTCCGGCAAGGTCGGCCTGATCGGCCAGACCAACTATTCGGCGGCCAAGGCAGGCATCGTCGGCATGACGAAGGCCGCTGCCAAGGAACTGGCCCACGTCGGGGTGCGGGTCAACGCGATTCAGCCCGGCTTGATCCGCTCGGCGATGACCGAGGCCATGCCGCAACGTATTTGGGACCAGAAGCTGGCCGAGGTGCCGATGGGCCGCGCAGGCGAGCCTGACGAGGTCGCCAAGGTCGCGCTGTTCCTGGCCAGTGATCTGTCGTCGTACATGACCGGCACAGTGCTCGAGGTGACCGGCGGGCGATACGTGTGA